ttgtgtgttttttctttaaaaaaaaaaaaaaaaaacacacacacacatacaagcTATCGGCCCTGAACCCTTGTAACAGTAATATTGTTAAGGGAGTCAGCATGTGGGGCAATTTGCCTTTCGGTGAATGCAGGTTGCTTTGGAAGTGGCAGATCGATAGTCTCACTTTTAAGCATGGAAATAACAACGGATATAGTTGGCCTATCTTTTGCAAAATCTTGCACACACAACAACCCAACATGTATGCATTTCAAAATTTCCATTTCAAAGCATGGTTCTCGTATCATCGGGTCTGTTAATGCCACTATGTTTTCTGCATTCCACATTCTCCATGCCTAGAAACatataaacaaaattgaaactcTTAGAAACAAGCAAACGAAGTTTTAAAAGATGAGGCAATGAGATAGAGGAGACTTACAAATTCTAGAAGGCTCATGGCCTCCTTTTCATCATAAAAGCTAGTGTTTCTTCTTCCACTAACTATCTCTAGTAGCAACACTCCAAAGCTAAAGACatccgatttttctgaaaatcgCCCTCTCATTGCATATTCAGGGGACATGTAGCCgctaaattttaacaataagaCACATCCAAATCTTGTTATATCAAATATTAGGGTTattattttagtgaatttgGCAAAACAAAGGTATATACTTACTATGTTCCAACGACCCTTTTAGTATTGGCTTGATCTTCATTGCTCCCAAAAATCCTAGCCATAccaaaatctgatatttttggatttagCTCTTCGTCCAACAAAATGTTACTTGCCTTTAGATCCCTATGAATAATCCTTAACCTGGAATCCCTATGAAGGTACAGCAGACCTCGACTGATTCCTTCGATAATGTTGAATCGTCTTCTCCAATCTAATAGTTTTGGTTTGACTGAAtctaatgaaaattttcaaaccaaacaagagaaagaaaatgcatTCGGATTAAACTTGTAAGATGAGCGAACATCATTTTTGTAACACAAGTAATTTGGTGAAGTCACATCAGAATACCACaaccaaagaatataattccaTTTTTGCCTCTCGACGTAAATTATTTTAGATTGTAATATTGGAAAATACTAACAAAGGGCATCAGCATGAACTAACCAAAGAGAAATGCGTCCAAACTTTTGTTTGGCATGTATTCATAGACCAACATCTTTTCTTCCCCTTCAACACAGCAGCCAAGGAGTCTAACCAGATTCCGGTGTTGGAGTTTAGAGATCACCACCACCTCATTCATAAATTCTTCTAGCCCTTGTCCAGAGGCTCTTGAAAGTCTTTTTACTGCAATTTCTTCTCCGTTTGACATTTTTCCCTATAAACAAACAACAACCAACTGACTACATATTCAAATTGTTAGGCAATAACATTCTACAAGAACAACCATATTACCCTGTATACGGGACCAAATCCACCCTGCCCAAGCTTATTTGATAGATGGAAGTTGTTTGTTGCACTTGCCATCTCCTGAAGACTGAATAATGGTAGCTCTTGGAGTAAAACTTGGTTTACGTTTTCTCCATGCTTGTCCTCCCTACGATATTTAGTTGCTGGTGTTTATACAATAGTAGTTAGTAATCTCTATGTAGAAATGTTGTAACATTTCTTAGTTCACTGATCTAATAGGAATTTACataacatcattttttttttgtaagatcaGAGTGACAATTTTACCCTTTAGTTTTGAACTCCAACGCCACAATAAGTAAGTGCAGATGCCAGTGAATATTACTCCTATGATCACTGTGACTATGACGATTGTTTTCACATTTCCCATTTTGTCT
This DNA window, taken from Alnus glutinosa chromosome 5, dhAlnGlut1.1, whole genome shotgun sequence, encodes the following:
- the LOC133868108 gene encoding G-type lectin S-receptor-like serine/threonine-protein kinase At1g11330 isoform X2, with translation MEIGTDVRTGKKVQLTSWKSPSDPSIGNFSAGIDVRNLPEFFVWNDGNPYWRSGPWNSRIFIGVPDMDSSYLNGFSIREGTFSFTFTFSNDPLRKDFVVLNAQGNLLQKHSDNGEDWKVRRSTLETECDVYGRCGAFGSCNSKNSPICSCLWGFEPKNTEEWNRGNWTSGCVRRTPLQCERVNNNGSEGEKKDGFLKLTMMKVPYLAGWSTTLEENCSTQCLENCSCIAYAYDSGIGCMTWTGSLIDIQKFSTGGADLYVRLAYSELDKMGNVKTIVIVTVIIGVIFTGICTYLLWRWSSKLKATKYRREDKHGENVNQVLLQELPLFSLQEMASATNNFHLSNKLGQGGFGPVYRGKMSNGEEIAVKRLSRASGQGLEEFMNEVVVISKLQHRNLVRLLGCCVEGEEKMLVYEYMPNKSLDAFLFDSVKPKLLDWRRRFNIIEGISRGLLYLHRDSRLRIIHRDLKASNILLDEELNPKISDFGMARIFGSNEDQANTKRVVGTYGYMSPEYAMRGRFSEKSDVFSFGVLLLEIVSGRRNTSFYDEKEAMSLLEFAWRMWNAENIVALTDPMIREPCFEMEILKCIHVGLLCVQDFAKDRPTISVVISMLKSETIDLPLPKQPAFTERQIAPHADSLNNITVTRVQGR